A single region of the Rhodococcus sp. W8901 genome encodes:
- a CDS encoding AAA family ATPase: MDRALPTAPPLFASVDDVIARLAETGYLSDKATATAVFLADRLGKPLLIEGPAGVGKTELARAVAQTSGAELVRLQCYEGVDESRALYEWNHAKQILRIQAGSDHSWDATKQDVFSEEFLLSRPLLTAIRREDPTVLLIDEVDKADVEIEGLLLEVLSDFAVTIPELGTITATRKPFAVLTSNATRELSEALKRRCLFLHLEFPDAELERRILASRVPELPEAIAEQLVRTVNVLRGMQLKKVPSVSETIDWGRTLLALGLDTLDDDAVRATMGVVLKHRADQQRAAAELRLN, encoded by the coding sequence GTGGACCGGGCCCTGCCGACTGCACCGCCGCTGTTCGCGAGCGTCGACGACGTCATCGCGCGACTCGCCGAGACCGGCTACCTCTCCGACAAGGCGACCGCCACCGCGGTGTTCCTCGCTGACCGATTGGGCAAGCCGCTCCTGATCGAGGGCCCCGCCGGCGTCGGCAAGACCGAACTGGCCCGCGCCGTCGCGCAGACGTCGGGCGCGGAACTGGTGCGCCTGCAGTGCTACGAGGGCGTCGACGAGTCTCGCGCGTTGTACGAGTGGAACCACGCCAAGCAGATCCTCAGGATCCAGGCCGGCAGCGATCACAGCTGGGACGCCACCAAGCAGGACGTGTTCTCCGAGGAGTTCCTGCTGTCGCGCCCGTTGCTGACCGCGATCCGCCGCGAGGACCCGACCGTGCTGCTGATCGACGAGGTCGACAAGGCGGACGTCGAGATCGAGGGTCTGCTACTCGAGGTCCTCAGCGACTTCGCGGTCACCATTCCCGAGCTCGGCACGATCACCGCGACGCGCAAGCCCTTCGCGGTGCTCACCTCCAACGCGACACGGGAGCTGTCGGAGGCGCTCAAGCGTCGCTGCCTGTTCCTGCACCTCGAGTTCCCCGACGCAGAGCTCGAGCGCCGGATCCTCGCGAGCCGCGTCCCGGAACTGCCGGAGGCCATCGCCGAGCAACTCGTGCGCACCGTCAACGTGCTGCGCGGCATGCAGCTCAAGAAGGTGCCGTCGGTGTCGGAGACCATCGACTGGGGTCGCACGCTGCTCGCGCTCGGTCTCGACACTCTCGACGACGACGCGGTCCGCGCCACGATGGGTGTCGTGCTCAAGCATCGGGCCGATCAGCAGCGCGCCGCCGCCGAGCTGCGCCTCAACTGA
- a CDS encoding glutamate-5-semialdehyde dehydrogenase: MTAATHTSPAAGEAGDTREAVHGAARRARVASRVLALLTTAQKDAALHAAADAVLAATDAVLAANAEDIEAARAAGTEESLLDRLRLTADRVEGIASGLRQVAGLQDPVGEIVRGSTLPNGLEIRQVRVPLGVVGMVYEARPNVTVDAFGLALKSGNAALLRGSSSAAESNAALVKVLRAALATEGLPEDAVQLLPSADRSSVTHLIQARGLVDVVIPRGGAGLINAVVRDATVPTIETGVGNCHVYIHSAADLDMAEKIVLNAKTRRPSVCNTAETLLIDAAIADTAVPQLLQALQMQSVTVHGDLPGLVPATEEDWSEEYLTLDIALKVVDGLDAAVEHIDRYGTGHTEAIVTSDLSAAREFTARVDAAAVMVNASTAFTDGEQFGFGAEIGISTQKLHARGPMGLGELTSTKWTVWGDGHTRPA, encoded by the coding sequence GCTGACCACCGCGCAGAAGGACGCCGCCCTGCATGCGGCTGCGGATGCCGTTCTCGCCGCGACCGACGCCGTCCTGGCCGCCAATGCCGAGGACATCGAGGCCGCGCGTGCGGCCGGTACCGAGGAATCGCTGCTCGACCGGCTGCGGCTGACCGCCGATCGGGTCGAGGGCATCGCGTCCGGCCTGCGTCAGGTCGCGGGCCTGCAGGATCCGGTCGGCGAGATCGTCCGCGGTTCCACGCTGCCCAACGGGCTCGAGATCCGCCAGGTCCGCGTCCCGCTCGGTGTGGTCGGCATGGTCTACGAGGCCCGCCCCAACGTCACGGTCGATGCGTTCGGCCTCGCGCTCAAGTCCGGCAACGCGGCGCTGCTGCGCGGATCGTCGTCGGCGGCCGAGTCCAACGCCGCGCTCGTGAAGGTGCTGCGCGCCGCCCTCGCGACGGAGGGACTGCCCGAGGACGCTGTGCAGCTGCTGCCCAGCGCGGACCGCTCGAGTGTCACCCACCTGATCCAGGCCCGCGGTCTGGTCGACGTCGTCATCCCGCGCGGTGGCGCCGGGCTGATCAACGCGGTGGTGCGCGACGCCACCGTGCCCACCATCGAGACCGGTGTCGGCAACTGCCACGTCTACATCCACTCCGCGGCCGACCTGGACATGGCCGAGAAGATCGTCCTCAACGCCAAGACCCGGCGTCCCAGCGTGTGCAACACCGCGGAGACGCTGCTGATCGACGCCGCGATCGCCGACACCGCGGTGCCGCAGCTGCTGCAGGCCCTGCAGATGCAGAGCGTCACCGTGCACGGCGACCTGCCCGGACTGGTGCCGGCCACGGAGGAGGACTGGTCCGAGGAGTACCTGACTCTCGACATCGCGCTCAAGGTCGTCGACGGTCTCGACGCGGCCGTCGAGCACATCGACCGGTACGGCACCGGCCACACCGAGGCCATCGTGACGTCCGATTTGTCCGCCGCGCGCGAGTTCACCGCCCGCGTCGACGCCGCCGCGGTTATGGTCAACGCCTCGACCGCATTCACCGACGGTGAACAGTTCGGGTTCGGCGCAGAGATCGGGATCTCCACGCAGAAGCTCCACGCCCGCGGCCCCATGGGCCTGGGCGAGCTCACCTCGACCAAGTGGACTGTCTGGGGAGACGGTCATACCCGACCGGCCTGA